In the genome of Clostridia bacterium, the window CCCTTGGCAAATGGGCGGTGGGTGGATGTCAAGCCTTACACTGATATCAACAAGCTGTACGAGACAGGCTACCATGAAGGACTGACTTACTTAAAAAGAAATATTCCCATGGAAATGAAGCTTTTGAGGCTTAAGCAGCGGCTCTTCCTTTATCAGGTCGACCCGCATATATCAGAGGCCAAATATCACCTGGACAGAACCTATAAGCTTCCTCTTTACGGCAGCCTGATAAAAATGGGCATAGTAAAAAAGGACATCCTCGAAAGCACCTATAGGCTTCCTCAAATGTCCTTTATATTCTTATGGAAGGCTGCCATTATACTATTACCCCTTTTCATCATAAGACTCCTTACCGCCAGGTCCTTCTATGTCTTATTCTGCGAGCCTGCCTGGATAATCGGGAATTTCTTATATGTCAACCTTATTATTCAGATATTCTACTTTGCACCCAGATACAGAATCTCTGCAGAGCCTTTTCTTTGCATTATTATTGGCATTCTGCTTGTCGGGATGCTAACCCCCAGTTCCCGCATTACTTCACCGAAATACTAGCTGCTATTTATACAGTATCACAATGCTGGTCAGTATCCACAGCAGTATATTAATTAGCAGCGGCTTGTCAGTCAGTACTATTTCCTCTGGACTTTCGCCCAGTTTTTTATTGTATATCAAGTACTGGTATCTGAAGATCCCATATAGTACGAATAATATAGTAACCATTGAATACTTGTCATCGCTTGCAAAAAATGTGTATAAGCAATAGGATATCAATGTAGACGCCGTTACAATTGAGAGCATACTATCTATAAAGTCCAGAGAGTAATGCTCAAGAATTTTTCGGTGGCTTTGGGCACCCTCCTGAAGCACCAAAAGCTCAGTCCGTCTCTTACTAAAACCCAGGAACAGTGCCAGCAGAAAGGTGCATAAAAGCAGCCATGGGGAGATAAGCACACTGATAGCCAAAGCACCCCCTGCTACTCTTAAAATAAAACCCAGAGCGATAGACATTACATCAAGTATGACAAGATGCTTTACATACAATGTATATAACAGATTATTAAGCAAATAAATCATTATTATTATACCGAAGCTGTAGTTCAACATAAAAGAAAATGCAATCGCAGCAGGAAGCATAAATGTCATCAGTATTTGTGCCTCTCTCTTGCTTATCACTCCCGCAGCCAGAGGCCGCTTCTTTTTTCTGGGATGCTCCCTGTCTTTTTCAATATCCAGCATGTCATTGAATATGTACACAGTGGAGGATGTAATGCAGAAGCATAGGAATGCATAGGCCGCCATCATTATGTAATGCAGTTTGTCTATGTTCCTTGAAAACAGCAGCGCTGCAAATATGAATAGGTTCTTTATCCACTGCTTGGGTCTCAGCAGCTGAATAAAACTCTTAAGTCTGATTGATACCGACTGCCCTTTCGCTCCCTCCAAATAACTTCCCCCCAAAGTTTCATCTATATATTTTATTCTTCCAGCCCTTCGCAAATAAGCAGCTATAGCCTATGACTGCTAGTTTTATTTTTACCTTCGCAGCTCTTTAAATTCTCCTTGCAGCAAAATACATATAATTGCCAAGACTGCCTCAACTTGTATATAATTAGGTTATAGAATATCTAATCCTAAAAGCACGGAGGTTCTATTATGGATTTGAATGAAATAAGGGAACAGATTTATAGAGAAATAGGCTTGAAGCCTAGGTATAAGGATAAAATACAGGCTATGCAGGACCTTTATCTGGCATCCTATGCTACAAAGCGCCCTAAAGAAGGAAGCAGGCGGAACAGCAGCGAAGAGAACGCTAATTTTGAAGCGAGAAGCGATTTTCAGAGAGACAGGGACAGGATAATACATTCAAGTGCATTCCGACGCCTAATGTATAAGACGCAAGTCTTCGTAAACCATGAGGGTGATTTTTACAGGACAAGAATGACACACAGCCTCGAGGTTTCCCAGATTGCAAGAGGGATAGCCCGTTCTCTGGGTTTGAACGAGGATCTGACAGAAGCCATAGCCCTGGGCCACGATCTTGGACACACTCCCTTCGGCCATGCTGTTGAAGAGCTGCTTTCCGAGTTTCTTAAGGACGAACATGGTTTTTTCCACAACGAGAACAGCGTAAGAGTCGTTGATATCATAGAACAGAAGTCAGGCACTGGCAATTGCGGTCTAAACCTTACCTGGGAGGTAAGAGAAGGAATCCTTAAGCATACCAAGGACCATAAGGTCGGCATATGCGAAGATTTGAAGCCTTCTGAGCCATCAAGCCTTGAAGGACAGGTAGTAGCCCTTTCCGACACAATAGCCTATGTGTGCCATGATCTTGATGACGGCATAAATGTAAGGCTAATAAAAGAAAGTATTGATGAAGGTCTTCTGACCCAAAAGGACTTTGACGAATTGGTTTATGAAAATTTCGGTCTTAAAGCAGGCAGTGGCATCAGCCCGTTAATAAATGCCCTTGTTCTGGACATTGTAGAAAGCTCCTGGAGTGTAATTGATGCTAACAACATCACCACTCTCGAACAGGTGAGGGGCTTTACAGACAGTAGCGTGCAGGGAAATAAAATAATAAGGCTCGTCAAACACGAGAACGCCTTTAAAAGCCTTAAGAAATTCGTTACTAAGTATATCTATAATAGTCCAATGACTACAATAATGGATGTGAAGGCAAAGAAAATTGTAGGCGAGATATATAACACCTTCCGGGATAACCCCAAGCAGCTGCCCGGCCGTATATATAAAAAGTTCGTTGACGCTTCCGGCACTCCCGGATCTGACGGCTATGCGGTTACTCGTGCCAGGGTGCTATGCGATTACATTG includes:
- a CDS encoding decaprenyl-phosphate phosphoribosyltransferase; its protein translation is MEGAKGQSVSIRLKSFIQLLRPKQWIKNLFIFAALLFSRNIDKLHYIMMAAYAFLCFCITSSTVYIFNDMLDIEKDREHPRKKKRPLAAGVISKREAQILMTFMLPAAIAFSFMLNYSFGIIIMIYLLNNLLYTLYVKHLVILDVMSIALGFILRVAGGALAISVLISPWLLLCTFLLALFLGFSKRRTELLVLQEGAQSHRKILEHYSLDFIDSMLSIVTASTLISYCLYTFFASDDKYSMVTILFVLYGIFRYQYLIYNKKLGESPEEIVLTDKPLLINILLWILTSIVILYK
- the dgt gene encoding dNTP triphosphohydrolase, giving the protein MDLNEIREQIYREIGLKPRYKDKIQAMQDLYLASYATKRPKEGSRRNSSEENANFEARSDFQRDRDRIIHSSAFRRLMYKTQVFVNHEGDFYRTRMTHSLEVSQIARGIARSLGLNEDLTEAIALGHDLGHTPFGHAVEELLSEFLKDEHGFFHNENSVRVVDIIEQKSGTGNCGLNLTWEVREGILKHTKDHKVGICEDLKPSEPSSLEGQVVALSDTIAYVCHDLDDGINVRLIKESIDEGLLTQKDFDELVYENFGLKAGSGISPLINALVLDIVESSWSVIDANNITTLEQVRGFTDSSVQGNKIIRLVKHENAFKSLKKFVTKYIYNSPMTTIMDVKAKKIVGEIYNTFRDNPKQLPGRIYKKFVDASGTPGSDGYAVTRARVLCDYIAEMTDRSALETYDKLFGPFTKI